Within Alteromonas sp. LMIT006, the genomic segment TATGTACGATGAGACTCAATCTGTTGAATACGCAATAGACCAAGCAGATTGGTATGAAATCCTTGGTAACATTCTAGATAATGCCTGTAAGGCTGCACAAAAACACGTAAAAGTCAGATTAAAAGAGGATCTGCAATGGGTGATGCTAAGCGTCGAAGATGATGGACAAGGTATCCCCCTTGCACAACAAAAGCAGATCCTTAAACGAGGTTATCGGCTAGACCAATATACGGAAGGCTCTGGAATTGGCCTTGCCACTGTCAACGACTTAGTCGATTTATATGGTGGCAAAATACGGTTCAGTGAAACCTTACCATTTAGTCTTTCGATTTATCTGCCAAAGTAAAATCCGCATCTTTATCGTCATCTCGATGTGGCTTAAAATACTCATCGGCATCATCGGCAGACAACAGAACCGCTAACCACATGGTTTCCTCACGAGATTCTAAAGCGATTTTGACAATCATCGTCAATGGTACGGACAATAACATGCCCACTGAACCGAGCAACCAGCCCCAAAATATCAACGACAAAAACACCACCAAGGTACTTAAACCAAGACCGCGCCCCATATAGCGAGGTTCAATCACATTCCCCATTATGGTATTGACGACGATAAAGCCCAAGCCGGTTAAGCCTGCTTTGGCAAACCCGAATTCCAAGAATGCCACGAGTACTGCTGGGATCGCCGCGATAATCGAACCAATATTGGGAATGAAATTTAATAAAAATGCTAATACCGCCCATAACATAAAGTGGTCGACTCCCAAAAAGTACAACCAAATGCCAATCAACGTGCCAGTCGCCAACGAAACAAGGGACTTGATCCCAAGATAATCTTTGACCGACTGTAAAAAGCGGTCAATGTGATGCAGCTTCATACCAGGATCACGTAATGCAATATGCACACGCTTGGGAATACTCTCTGCCTCAAACAACATGAAAATCACGGTCAAAATGATCAGAAATAAATTCGAAAGCACCCCACCTAAACCAGAGATAAAATTAGTGGCAACGGACATTGCTGTACCCGGGTCGAGGTGATTGAGAATGAGATCTTTATCAATGTAAATATTGAAATTTCGCAATTGTTCCACAATCCACACGAATTCTTTGCTAAGCTGAGCTTGGTAGACAGGCAGATTTTGGCGAAATTCGGCTAAGGATTGACCAACTAGACCGGCGAGCATAAATCCAATTACGATAATTAGCAGTATAACTAAAGTAACAGAGAGCCAACGTGGTATGCGATAGCGCGAGGCAAGATTAATCAATGGGCTACATGCAATCGCGATAAAAAGCGAGAGTAAGAATGGAACCATAATGGCGCTAGCGGCTTTGATCCCAGAAAGCACGACGACGACCGCGGCGGTCACCACAAATGTTTTGGCTGTTGAAGATTGTAATTCCATAGATCCCTAGCAAGCAAACGAGTGTGTTTGATAAAGCACTTTGTACACATAATAACAGGAACTTACCGTAATGAAATTAGATGATGCTACGATCCGCATAAAAAATTTACGCTTGCGTACCTTTATCGGCTTTAACGAAGAAGAAATGCAGAAGAAACAAGATGTTGTCATCAACGCTGTCATTAAGTACGACGCTATAAAGGCAGCTGAAAACGACAATGTTGACCTTGCTATCAATTACAAAGTGATCACGAAGGCGGTCATTAAACTCGTTGAAAACAATCGTTTTTTGTTACTAGAAAAGCTGACTCACGACATACTTGCATTGTGTGCCGATCACCCTTGGGTCAAATGGGCGGAAGTTGAAGTGGATAAGCCTCACGCGTTACGTTTTGCCGATTCAGTTTCACTGAGTATCGCATGTTCAAAGGACGTCTAATTCTTATATTGGCAGATTAAAGGAAGCACTATGCGTATTTTGATAACGGGTGGCACAGGTTTAATTGGACAAGCATTTGTGCACGCTCATCTTAACGAACACGAGTTTCTCATCGTGAATCGCAACCCGAGTAAGGTATTGCAGACGTTTCCAGAAGCGATATCAGCAGGCAAGGTTGAGAGCATCACGTTGGCTGAACTGAACAAAGATGTGAGAGTGGATGCGGTCATTAATCTCGCAGGTGAACCCATTGCGGATAAGCGTTGGAGCGATAAACAAAAGCGTTTGATTTGTGACAGCCGTTGGCATACCACCCAAGCGCTAGTGGATTGGATGCATACAGCGACGACTAAGCCTACTGTTTTTATCAGTGGCTCAGCCATTGGCTATTACGGACGGCAAGATGAAACACCTGTGGCAGAAGACTTTGCGGATATCCATCATGAGTTTAGCCATGAACTGTGCGCACAATGGGAAGCCATTGCGCAAGGTGCACCGGAATCCGTGCGTATATGTGCTGTACGTACTGGTGTTGTACTTAGTGCAGAAGGTGGGGCATTAGGTAAAATGCTTCTGCCGTTTAAATTTGGCTTAGGTGGCCCTGTTTCGCCAGGCTCGCAAGGGTTTTCTTGGATCCACATCGACGACATGGTTGCAGGATTGGCGTTTTTGCTCAATCAGAAAGACGTATCCGGTGCTTTTAACTTTACCGCCCCGAACCCTGTATCAAATGAGGTGTTTTCAAAAGCTTTAGCCAAGCGCTTGAACCGCCCTT encodes:
- a CDS encoding AI-2E family transporter, translated to MELQSSTAKTFVVTAAVVVVLSGIKAASAIMVPFLLSLFIAIACSPLINLASRYRIPRWLSVTLVILLIIVIGFMLAGLVGQSLAEFRQNLPVYQAQLSKEFVWIVEQLRNFNIYIDKDLILNHLDPGTAMSVATNFISGLGGVLSNLFLIILTVIFMLFEAESIPKRVHIALRDPGMKLHHIDRFLQSVKDYLGIKSLVSLATGTLIGIWLYFLGVDHFMLWAVLAFLLNFIPNIGSIIAAIPAVLVAFLEFGFAKAGLTGLGFIVVNTIMGNVIEPRYMGRGLGLSTLVVFLSLIFWGWLLGSVGMLLSVPLTMIVKIALESREETMWLAVLLSADDADEYFKPHRDDDKDADFTLADKSKD
- the folX gene encoding dihydroneopterin triphosphate 2'-epimerase encodes the protein MKLDDATIRIKNLRLRTFIGFNEEEMQKKQDVVINAVIKYDAIKAAENDNVDLAINYKVITKAVIKLVENNRFLLLEKLTHDILALCADHPWVKWAEVEVDKPHALRFADSVSLSIACSKDV
- a CDS encoding TIGR01777 family oxidoreductase, yielding MRILITGGTGLIGQAFVHAHLNEHEFLIVNRNPSKVLQTFPEAISAGKVESITLAELNKDVRVDAVINLAGEPIADKRWSDKQKRLICDSRWHTTQALVDWMHTATTKPTVFISGSAIGYYGRQDETPVAEDFADIHHEFSHELCAQWEAIAQGAPESVRICAVRTGVVLSAEGGALGKMLLPFKFGLGGPVSPGSQGFSWIHIDDMVAGLAFLLNQKDVSGAFNFTAPNPVSNEVFSKALAKRLNRPCLFKVPQISMKLLLGEGADLLTTGQFVIPQRLLDAGFEFRYATVQEALDALEL